A region from the Dendropsophus ebraccatus isolate aDenEbr1 chromosome 1, aDenEbr1.pat, whole genome shotgun sequence genome encodes:
- the CECR2 gene encoding chromatin remodeling regulator CECR2 isoform X1, with protein sequence MPPDGALGELRSCWRVPAIAHFCSLFRTAFQLPDFEIEELEDALYRDDVEFLSELLACLLQGCYQRHDITPQTFHIYLEDIISYRWELEEGKPNPLKGATFHQLPLRTRLEILHRLCDYRLDADDVFDLLKGLDGDSLRVEPLGEDSSGNLYWYFYGTRLYKEEPSWEKRQRALEEAASAAEKPVRKRGRPPKKKPLLEDAVVRERLEVKPPTIEELKREKASSPGEGSWRLLCQTEQEWREVTESFRDRTSHKDRHLYKILSEEFLPEICNMISQKVSETKIQTDQTPFTSKRLSSHSGFRSFQQEDADPSRAQEEEEERQLLLMMQRKEQELLQKEERKRALAEKVRSVEDRARRRKLREERAWLLSQGKELPPELCHLEPSSPIQGDYRVPDLLGIDLDDQYTAMYKVLDAVKAHKDSWPFLEPVDESYAPNYYDIITCPMDLSKVEQRLCSGYYLTKDQFVKDMKTIFKNCVKYNGLDSEYTEMADTLERCFRKALLKHLPEDDVESDGETWIRSEEKEKPAKRRSQGRRSRAGGWRKGKEEGGRKRQSSESSMIHQSSPSEDGDDRLHPPVNREPKGQPYTYPLQYGGMPRNSFHPGDMPSSLGMHAPLRESDTGLGFGPLRFPEPLPGDPGYRAQTVSHTPEVSDKCTDYRAQRAVGGTNPVYPGRTSVQEGGTHPPSTPAGYMPPVRPPDGRALPSGPSHPPYRYGLQPDMWNGNGHQHPGPRAGNGGGGPPHHSQPTDPRVRPLGPHPVRPPFVSGNSMMDSPEMIAMQRLSSFFCSPGSGFAQPSSTPYPSQAPSTPYPKQPPPTPSQGSSAPHPSQGSSAPHPSEPSSTALQPNEICNGSDDPDVAPNPDKTAEQDTNIADVSPSPAPPLVSHDLPLPELPLPSSLPTIPDARLAPPSDVSPETLTTPAPSDAVTESLALGSGVCPGSDHSPRNGLDTPEKPPKTSDVGAKMDPQPIAHGEVPRPLPYVDPAGPAHRGDPSPMRPGMAQRPAAERPSASPHPLQQFGNGHVRPHTGQYPGQYHPRETFYQQPQQAQPPYQPYQRPPYFPQEYQRWHHNGQQAPQHPGGYPQPDGPLNTQSMGELRSLLMSPLLEGEPRAIPGENMECPEEKEKSDDPSARPESPKHFLDLDSHKRQSSLFAYGRPQGWASPNFRPPSSMMPQPHYPPQHQYPPRGYPRPPLHQQRHPVPQQTNGHPQMGTGYPHMDSRGRFHTAVMEQGRMHQFSDMYRPQRIQLQMQPHPFPKGRAPMQGEMMEQAPMLPLDQT encoded by the exons ATGCCCCCGGACGGTGCGCTGGGGGAGCTCCGCTCGTGCTGGCGGGTCCCGGCGATCGCGCACTTCTGCTCCCTGTTCCGCACCGCCTTCCAGCTGCCGGACTTCGAGATCGAG GAATTGGAGGACGCTCTGTACCGGGATGATGTGGAGTTCCTCAGCGAGCTCCTGGCCTGTCTCCTGCAGGGCTGCTATCAGAGACATGACATCAC GCCTCAGACCTTCCACATATACCTGGAGGATATCATCAGCTACCGCTGGGAACTGGAGGAGGGGAAACCCAACCCGCTAAAGGGGGCCACATTCCACCAGCTGCCCCTGCGCACCAGGCTGGAGATCCTGCACCGACTGTGCGACTACCGGCTGGACGCGGATGACGTCTTTGACCTTCTTAAG GGACTGGACGGGGATAGCCTGCGGGTGGAGCCACTGGGAGAAGACTCCTCGGGGAACCTGTACTGGTATTTCTATGGGACCAGACTCTACAAGGAAGAACCGTCCtgggagaagagacagagagcACTGGAAGA AGCGGCCTCGGCAGCGGAGAAACCTGTAAGGAAGAGAGGGCGTCCTCCCAAGAAGAAGCCATTACTGGAAGATGCGGTGGTCCG tgaGAGGTTAGAGGTGAAGCCGCCAACTATTGAGGAGCTGAAGAGGGAGAAAG CCAGTTCCCCCGGGGAAGGATCTTGGCGTCTCCTCTGCCAGACGGAGCAGGAATGGCGGGAGGTGACAGAAAGTTTCCGGGACAGGACGTCGCACAAGGACCGCCATCTATACAAGATCCTGAGCGAGGAATTCCTGCCCGAAATCTGCAACATGATCTCCCAGAAGGTGAGT GAAACCAAAATCCAGACAGATCAGACGCCTTTTACCTCCAAGAGACTGTCCAGCCATTCAGGGTTCAGATCCTTCCAGCAGGAG GACGCTGATCCCTCCAGAgcccaggaggaagaggaggagaggcagctgctgctgatgatgcagaggaaGGAGCAGGAGCTGCTGCAGAAGGAGGAGAGGAAGCGGGCGCTGGCTGAGAAAGTCCGCTCCGTGGAAG ATCGGGCGCGGAGGAGGAAGCTGAGAGAGGAGCGCGCCTGGCTGCTGTCACAGGGTAAAGAGTTACCCCCAGAACTGTGCCACCTGGAACCCTCCTCACCCATCCAGGGCGACTATCGAGTGCCAGACCT GCTGGGCATTGACTTGGATGATCAGTATACAGCGATGTATAAAG TTCTGGATGCGGTGAAGGCTCATAAGGATTCGTGGCCTTTCCTGGAGCCGGTGGATGAGTCTTACGCTCCCAACTATTACGATATAATCACT TGTCCTATGGATCTGTCCAAGGTGGAGCAGCGGCTGTGCTCGGGGTATTACCTCACCAAGGATCAGTTTGTCAAAGACATGAAAACCATCTTTAAAAACTGCGTCAAGTACAATGGACTGGATAGCG AATACACAGAGATGGCTGACACCCTGGAGCGCTGCTTTAGGAAAGCTTTGCTGAAGCATCTGCCGGAGGACGACGTGGAGTCTGATGGGGAAACCTGGATCCGCTCAGAGGAGAAGGAGAAACCTGCAAAGAGAAGGAGCCAGGGGAGGCGCTCCAGAGCCGGGGGGTGGAGGAAGGGTAAagaggagggaggaagaaagCGGCAGAGCTCAGAGAGCAGCATGATCCACCAGTCATCACCCAGCGAGGATGGAGACGACCGACTGCATCCGCCTGTGAATAGAGAGCCCAAAGGACAACCGTACACCTATCCTCTACAGTACGGAGGAATGCCAAGGAACTCCTTCCATCCAGGAGACATG CCGTCCTCCCTTGGGATGCACGCTCCTCTTCGAGAATCAGACACCGGCCTCGGTTTTGGACCCTTGAGGTTCCCGGAGCCGCTCCCAGGTGATCCCGGTTACAGAGCCCAG ACAGTCTCCCACACGCCGGAAGTGTCTGATAAGTGTACGGACTACAGAGCTCAGCGAGCAGTCGGCGGGACCAATCCTGTGTATCCAGGAAGGACATCTGTCCAAGAAGGGGGCACGCATCCGCCATCTACCCCTGCTGGGTATATGCCACCTGTGAGACCCCCTGACGGGAGAGCGCTCCCTTCTGGTCCCTCTCATCCACCGTACAGATATGGACTTCAGCCCGATATGTGGAATGGAAATGGACACCAGCACCCAGGCCCGAGAGCAGGAAACGGAGGAGGGGGACCTCCACATCACTCTCAGCCAACAGACCCTCGAGTACGACCCCTGGGCCCCCACCCTGTCAGGCCCCCATTTGTTTCTGGGAACTCCATGATGGACAGTCCTGAGATGATTGCCATGCAGAGACTGTCGTCCTTTTTCTGTTCCCCTGGGTCAGGCTTTGCTCAGCCGTCTTCTACCCCCTACCCATCCCAGGCGCCATCAACACCGTACCCAAAGCAGCCCCCTCCAACCCCATCCCAGGGGTCCTCCGCCCCCCACCCGTCCCAGGGGTCCTCCGCCCCTCACCCATCCGAGCCGTCATCCACAGCATTACAACCCAACGAAATATGCAATGGAAGTGACGATCCAGACGTTGCCCCTAATCCTGACAAAACGGCGGAGCAAGACACCAATATAGCAG ATGTCTCTCCGTCTCCTGCACCTCCGCTTgtatcacatgacctccctctgcCTGAGTTGCCGCTGCCGTCCAGTTTACCCACAATCCCAGATGCCCGGCTTGCTCCTCCCTCTGATGTGTCCCCTGAGACTCTGActaccccagcacccagtgatgcCGTGACTGAGTCCCTGGCGTTGGGGTCTGGCGTTTGCCCTGGTTCTGACCACAGTCCCCGCAATGGATTGGACACACCAGAAAAGCCTCCTAAGACATCGGATGTTGGTGCTAAAATGGACCCTCAGCCAATCGCTCACGGGGAGGTTCCTCGGCCTTTACCCTATGTGGACCCAGCAGGACCAGCACATCGAGGTGACCCCAGCCCCATGAGACCAGGCATGGCACAACGTCCGGCAGCTGAGAGGCCCTCAGCATCTCCTCATCCCCTCCAGCAGTTTGGGAATGGCCACGTACGTCCTCACACGGGCCAATACCCAGGCCAGTATCATCCGCGTGAGACCTTCTACCAACAGCCACAACAAGCCCAGCCTCCATACCAGCCTTACCAGCGGCCTCCATACTTCCCTCAGGAGTACCAGAGATGGCACCACAATGGACAGCAAGCCCCCCAGCACCCAGGAGGCTACCCCCAACCAGATGGGCCGCTCAACACCCAGAGTATGGGGGAGTTACGGAGCCTTCTCATGTCTCCTTTGCTGGAAGGAGAACCCCGCGCCATTCCGGGTGAGAACATGGAGTGTCCGGAGGAGAAAGAGAAGAGCGATGATCCCTCTGCCCGTCCCGAGAGCCCCAAACACTTTCTGGATCTAGACAGTCATAAGCGGCAGAGCAGCCTGTTTGCCTATGGACGGCCCCAGGGGTGGGCAAGTCCAAACTTCCGACCACCATCTTCCATGATGCCTCAACCGCACTACCCTCCACAACACCAGTACCCGCCTCGAGGATACCCGCGACCACCTCTACACCAGCAGCGCCACCCTGTACCCCAGCAAACCAATGGCCACCCCCAAATGGGCACCGGTTACCCACATATGGACAGTAGGGGGCGCTTCCATACTGCTGTAATGGAGCAGGGCAGAATGCATCAGTTTAGTGACATGTACCGTCCACAAAG GATACAGCTACAGATGCAGCCACATCCATTCCCCAAAGGCAGAGCACCaatgcagggggagatgatggagcAGGCCCCAATGTTACCCCTGGATCAG ACATAG
- the CECR2 gene encoding chromatin remodeling regulator CECR2 isoform X5: MTSLTFLRAASAAEKPVRKRGRPPKKKPLLEDAVVRERLEVKPPTIEELKREKASSPGEGSWRLLCQTEQEWREVTESFRDRTSHKDRHLYKILSEEFLPEICNMISQKVSETKIQTDQTPFTSKRLSSHSGFRSFQQEDADPSRAQEEEEERQLLLMMQRKEQELLQKEERKRALAEKVRSVEDRARRRKLREERAWLLSQGKELPPELCHLEPSSPIQGDYRVPDLLGIDLDDQYTAMYKVLDAVKAHKDSWPFLEPVDESYAPNYYDIITCPMDLSKVEQRLCSGYYLTKDQFVKDMKTIFKNCVKYNGLDSEYTEMADTLERCFRKALLKHLPEDDVESDGETWIRSEEKEKPAKRRSQGRRSRAGGWRKGKEEGGRKRQSSESSMIHQSSPSEDGDDRLHPPVNREPKGQPYTYPLQYGGMPRNSFHPGDMPSSLGMHAPLRESDTGLGFGPLRFPEPLPGDPGYRAQTVSHTPEVSDKCTDYRAQRAVGGTNPVYPGRTSVQEGGTHPPSTPAGYMPPVRPPDGRALPSGPSHPPYRYGLQPDMWNGNGHQHPGPRAGNGGGGPPHHSQPTDPRVRPLGPHPVRPPFVSGNSMMDSPEMIAMQRLSSFFCSPGSGFAQPSSTPYPSQAPSTPYPKQPPPTPSQGSSAPHPSQGSSAPHPSEPSSTALQPNEICNGSDDPDVAPNPDKTAEQDTNIADVSPSPAPPLVSHDLPLPELPLPSSLPTIPDARLAPPSDVSPETLTTPAPSDAVTESLALGSGVCPGSDHSPRNGLDTPEKPPKTSDVGAKMDPQPIAHGEVPRPLPYVDPAGPAHRGDPSPMRPGMAQRPAAERPSASPHPLQQFGNGHVRPHTGQYPGQYHPRETFYQQPQQAQPPYQPYQRPPYFPQEYQRWHHNGQQAPQHPGGYPQPDGPLNTQSMGELRSLLMSPLLEGEPRAIPGENMECPEEKEKSDDPSARPESPKHFLDLDSHKRQSSLFAYGRPQGWASPNFRPPSSMMPQPHYPPQHQYPPRGYPRPPLHQQRHPVPQQTNGHPQMGTGYPHMDSRGRFHTAVMEQGRMHQFSDMYRPQRIQLQMQPHPFPKGRAPMQGEMMEQAPMLPLDQT; the protein is encoded by the exons ATGACGTCTTTGACCTTCTTAAG AGCGGCCTCGGCAGCGGAGAAACCTGTAAGGAAGAGAGGGCGTCCTCCCAAGAAGAAGCCATTACTGGAAGATGCGGTGGTCCG tgaGAGGTTAGAGGTGAAGCCGCCAACTATTGAGGAGCTGAAGAGGGAGAAAG CCAGTTCCCCCGGGGAAGGATCTTGGCGTCTCCTCTGCCAGACGGAGCAGGAATGGCGGGAGGTGACAGAAAGTTTCCGGGACAGGACGTCGCACAAGGACCGCCATCTATACAAGATCCTGAGCGAGGAATTCCTGCCCGAAATCTGCAACATGATCTCCCAGAAGGTGAGT GAAACCAAAATCCAGACAGATCAGACGCCTTTTACCTCCAAGAGACTGTCCAGCCATTCAGGGTTCAGATCCTTCCAGCAGGAG GACGCTGATCCCTCCAGAgcccaggaggaagaggaggagaggcagctgctgctgatgatgcagaggaaGGAGCAGGAGCTGCTGCAGAAGGAGGAGAGGAAGCGGGCGCTGGCTGAGAAAGTCCGCTCCGTGGAAG ATCGGGCGCGGAGGAGGAAGCTGAGAGAGGAGCGCGCCTGGCTGCTGTCACAGGGTAAAGAGTTACCCCCAGAACTGTGCCACCTGGAACCCTCCTCACCCATCCAGGGCGACTATCGAGTGCCAGACCT GCTGGGCATTGACTTGGATGATCAGTATACAGCGATGTATAAAG TTCTGGATGCGGTGAAGGCTCATAAGGATTCGTGGCCTTTCCTGGAGCCGGTGGATGAGTCTTACGCTCCCAACTATTACGATATAATCACT TGTCCTATGGATCTGTCCAAGGTGGAGCAGCGGCTGTGCTCGGGGTATTACCTCACCAAGGATCAGTTTGTCAAAGACATGAAAACCATCTTTAAAAACTGCGTCAAGTACAATGGACTGGATAGCG AATACACAGAGATGGCTGACACCCTGGAGCGCTGCTTTAGGAAAGCTTTGCTGAAGCATCTGCCGGAGGACGACGTGGAGTCTGATGGGGAAACCTGGATCCGCTCAGAGGAGAAGGAGAAACCTGCAAAGAGAAGGAGCCAGGGGAGGCGCTCCAGAGCCGGGGGGTGGAGGAAGGGTAAagaggagggaggaagaaagCGGCAGAGCTCAGAGAGCAGCATGATCCACCAGTCATCACCCAGCGAGGATGGAGACGACCGACTGCATCCGCCTGTGAATAGAGAGCCCAAAGGACAACCGTACACCTATCCTCTACAGTACGGAGGAATGCCAAGGAACTCCTTCCATCCAGGAGACATG CCGTCCTCCCTTGGGATGCACGCTCCTCTTCGAGAATCAGACACCGGCCTCGGTTTTGGACCCTTGAGGTTCCCGGAGCCGCTCCCAGGTGATCCCGGTTACAGAGCCCAG ACAGTCTCCCACACGCCGGAAGTGTCTGATAAGTGTACGGACTACAGAGCTCAGCGAGCAGTCGGCGGGACCAATCCTGTGTATCCAGGAAGGACATCTGTCCAAGAAGGGGGCACGCATCCGCCATCTACCCCTGCTGGGTATATGCCACCTGTGAGACCCCCTGACGGGAGAGCGCTCCCTTCTGGTCCCTCTCATCCACCGTACAGATATGGACTTCAGCCCGATATGTGGAATGGAAATGGACACCAGCACCCAGGCCCGAGAGCAGGAAACGGAGGAGGGGGACCTCCACATCACTCTCAGCCAACAGACCCTCGAGTACGACCCCTGGGCCCCCACCCTGTCAGGCCCCCATTTGTTTCTGGGAACTCCATGATGGACAGTCCTGAGATGATTGCCATGCAGAGACTGTCGTCCTTTTTCTGTTCCCCTGGGTCAGGCTTTGCTCAGCCGTCTTCTACCCCCTACCCATCCCAGGCGCCATCAACACCGTACCCAAAGCAGCCCCCTCCAACCCCATCCCAGGGGTCCTCCGCCCCCCACCCGTCCCAGGGGTCCTCCGCCCCTCACCCATCCGAGCCGTCATCCACAGCATTACAACCCAACGAAATATGCAATGGAAGTGACGATCCAGACGTTGCCCCTAATCCTGACAAAACGGCGGAGCAAGACACCAATATAGCAG ATGTCTCTCCGTCTCCTGCACCTCCGCTTgtatcacatgacctccctctgcCTGAGTTGCCGCTGCCGTCCAGTTTACCCACAATCCCAGATGCCCGGCTTGCTCCTCCCTCTGATGTGTCCCCTGAGACTCTGActaccccagcacccagtgatgcCGTGACTGAGTCCCTGGCGTTGGGGTCTGGCGTTTGCCCTGGTTCTGACCACAGTCCCCGCAATGGATTGGACACACCAGAAAAGCCTCCTAAGACATCGGATGTTGGTGCTAAAATGGACCCTCAGCCAATCGCTCACGGGGAGGTTCCTCGGCCTTTACCCTATGTGGACCCAGCAGGACCAGCACATCGAGGTGACCCCAGCCCCATGAGACCAGGCATGGCACAACGTCCGGCAGCTGAGAGGCCCTCAGCATCTCCTCATCCCCTCCAGCAGTTTGGGAATGGCCACGTACGTCCTCACACGGGCCAATACCCAGGCCAGTATCATCCGCGTGAGACCTTCTACCAACAGCCACAACAAGCCCAGCCTCCATACCAGCCTTACCAGCGGCCTCCATACTTCCCTCAGGAGTACCAGAGATGGCACCACAATGGACAGCAAGCCCCCCAGCACCCAGGAGGCTACCCCCAACCAGATGGGCCGCTCAACACCCAGAGTATGGGGGAGTTACGGAGCCTTCTCATGTCTCCTTTGCTGGAAGGAGAACCCCGCGCCATTCCGGGTGAGAACATGGAGTGTCCGGAGGAGAAAGAGAAGAGCGATGATCCCTCTGCCCGTCCCGAGAGCCCCAAACACTTTCTGGATCTAGACAGTCATAAGCGGCAGAGCAGCCTGTTTGCCTATGGACGGCCCCAGGGGTGGGCAAGTCCAAACTTCCGACCACCATCTTCCATGATGCCTCAACCGCACTACCCTCCACAACACCAGTACCCGCCTCGAGGATACCCGCGACCACCTCTACACCAGCAGCGCCACCCTGTACCCCAGCAAACCAATGGCCACCCCCAAATGGGCACCGGTTACCCACATATGGACAGTAGGGGGCGCTTCCATACTGCTGTAATGGAGCAGGGCAGAATGCATCAGTTTAGTGACATGTACCGTCCACAAAG GATACAGCTACAGATGCAGCCACATCCATTCCCCAAAGGCAGAGCACCaatgcagggggagatgatggagcAGGCCCCAATGTTACCCCTGGATCAG ACATAG
- the CECR2 gene encoding chromatin remodeling regulator CECR2 isoform X2 yields the protein MPPDGALGELRSCWRVPAIAHFCSLFRTAFQLPDFEIEELEDALYRDDVEFLSELLACLLQGCYQRHDITPQTFHIYLEDIISYRWELEEGKPNPLKGATFHQLPLRTRLEILHRLCDYRLDADDVFDLLKGLDGDSLRVEPLGEDSSGNLYWYFYGTRLYKEEPSWEKRQRALEEAASAAEKPVRKRGRPPKKKPLLEDAVVRERLEVKPPTIEELKREKASSPGEGSWRLLCQTEQEWREVTESFRDRTSHKDRHLYKILSEEFLPEICNMISQKETKIQTDQTPFTSKRLSSHSGFRSFQQEDADPSRAQEEEEERQLLLMMQRKEQELLQKEERKRALAEKVRSVEDRARRRKLREERAWLLSQGKELPPELCHLEPSSPIQGDYRVPDLLGIDLDDQYTAMYKVLDAVKAHKDSWPFLEPVDESYAPNYYDIITCPMDLSKVEQRLCSGYYLTKDQFVKDMKTIFKNCVKYNGLDSEYTEMADTLERCFRKALLKHLPEDDVESDGETWIRSEEKEKPAKRRSQGRRSRAGGWRKGKEEGGRKRQSSESSMIHQSSPSEDGDDRLHPPVNREPKGQPYTYPLQYGGMPRNSFHPGDMPSSLGMHAPLRESDTGLGFGPLRFPEPLPGDPGYRAQTVSHTPEVSDKCTDYRAQRAVGGTNPVYPGRTSVQEGGTHPPSTPAGYMPPVRPPDGRALPSGPSHPPYRYGLQPDMWNGNGHQHPGPRAGNGGGGPPHHSQPTDPRVRPLGPHPVRPPFVSGNSMMDSPEMIAMQRLSSFFCSPGSGFAQPSSTPYPSQAPSTPYPKQPPPTPSQGSSAPHPSQGSSAPHPSEPSSTALQPNEICNGSDDPDVAPNPDKTAEQDTNIADVSPSPAPPLVSHDLPLPELPLPSSLPTIPDARLAPPSDVSPETLTTPAPSDAVTESLALGSGVCPGSDHSPRNGLDTPEKPPKTSDVGAKMDPQPIAHGEVPRPLPYVDPAGPAHRGDPSPMRPGMAQRPAAERPSASPHPLQQFGNGHVRPHTGQYPGQYHPRETFYQQPQQAQPPYQPYQRPPYFPQEYQRWHHNGQQAPQHPGGYPQPDGPLNTQSMGELRSLLMSPLLEGEPRAIPGENMECPEEKEKSDDPSARPESPKHFLDLDSHKRQSSLFAYGRPQGWASPNFRPPSSMMPQPHYPPQHQYPPRGYPRPPLHQQRHPVPQQTNGHPQMGTGYPHMDSRGRFHTAVMEQGRMHQFSDMYRPQRIQLQMQPHPFPKGRAPMQGEMMEQAPMLPLDQT from the exons ATGCCCCCGGACGGTGCGCTGGGGGAGCTCCGCTCGTGCTGGCGGGTCCCGGCGATCGCGCACTTCTGCTCCCTGTTCCGCACCGCCTTCCAGCTGCCGGACTTCGAGATCGAG GAATTGGAGGACGCTCTGTACCGGGATGATGTGGAGTTCCTCAGCGAGCTCCTGGCCTGTCTCCTGCAGGGCTGCTATCAGAGACATGACATCAC GCCTCAGACCTTCCACATATACCTGGAGGATATCATCAGCTACCGCTGGGAACTGGAGGAGGGGAAACCCAACCCGCTAAAGGGGGCCACATTCCACCAGCTGCCCCTGCGCACCAGGCTGGAGATCCTGCACCGACTGTGCGACTACCGGCTGGACGCGGATGACGTCTTTGACCTTCTTAAG GGACTGGACGGGGATAGCCTGCGGGTGGAGCCACTGGGAGAAGACTCCTCGGGGAACCTGTACTGGTATTTCTATGGGACCAGACTCTACAAGGAAGAACCGTCCtgggagaagagacagagagcACTGGAAGA AGCGGCCTCGGCAGCGGAGAAACCTGTAAGGAAGAGAGGGCGTCCTCCCAAGAAGAAGCCATTACTGGAAGATGCGGTGGTCCG tgaGAGGTTAGAGGTGAAGCCGCCAACTATTGAGGAGCTGAAGAGGGAGAAAG CCAGTTCCCCCGGGGAAGGATCTTGGCGTCTCCTCTGCCAGACGGAGCAGGAATGGCGGGAGGTGACAGAAAGTTTCCGGGACAGGACGTCGCACAAGGACCGCCATCTATACAAGATCCTGAGCGAGGAATTCCTGCCCGAAATCTGCAACATGATCTCCCAGAAG GAAACCAAAATCCAGACAGATCAGACGCCTTTTACCTCCAAGAGACTGTCCAGCCATTCAGGGTTCAGATCCTTCCAGCAGGAG GACGCTGATCCCTCCAGAgcccaggaggaagaggaggagaggcagctgctgctgatgatgcagaggaaGGAGCAGGAGCTGCTGCAGAAGGAGGAGAGGAAGCGGGCGCTGGCTGAGAAAGTCCGCTCCGTGGAAG ATCGGGCGCGGAGGAGGAAGCTGAGAGAGGAGCGCGCCTGGCTGCTGTCACAGGGTAAAGAGTTACCCCCAGAACTGTGCCACCTGGAACCCTCCTCACCCATCCAGGGCGACTATCGAGTGCCAGACCT GCTGGGCATTGACTTGGATGATCAGTATACAGCGATGTATAAAG TTCTGGATGCGGTGAAGGCTCATAAGGATTCGTGGCCTTTCCTGGAGCCGGTGGATGAGTCTTACGCTCCCAACTATTACGATATAATCACT TGTCCTATGGATCTGTCCAAGGTGGAGCAGCGGCTGTGCTCGGGGTATTACCTCACCAAGGATCAGTTTGTCAAAGACATGAAAACCATCTTTAAAAACTGCGTCAAGTACAATGGACTGGATAGCG AATACACAGAGATGGCTGACACCCTGGAGCGCTGCTTTAGGAAAGCTTTGCTGAAGCATCTGCCGGAGGACGACGTGGAGTCTGATGGGGAAACCTGGATCCGCTCAGAGGAGAAGGAGAAACCTGCAAAGAGAAGGAGCCAGGGGAGGCGCTCCAGAGCCGGGGGGTGGAGGAAGGGTAAagaggagggaggaagaaagCGGCAGAGCTCAGAGAGCAGCATGATCCACCAGTCATCACCCAGCGAGGATGGAGACGACCGACTGCATCCGCCTGTGAATAGAGAGCCCAAAGGACAACCGTACACCTATCCTCTACAGTACGGAGGAATGCCAAGGAACTCCTTCCATCCAGGAGACATG CCGTCCTCCCTTGGGATGCACGCTCCTCTTCGAGAATCAGACACCGGCCTCGGTTTTGGACCCTTGAGGTTCCCGGAGCCGCTCCCAGGTGATCCCGGTTACAGAGCCCAG ACAGTCTCCCACACGCCGGAAGTGTCTGATAAGTGTACGGACTACAGAGCTCAGCGAGCAGTCGGCGGGACCAATCCTGTGTATCCAGGAAGGACATCTGTCCAAGAAGGGGGCACGCATCCGCCATCTACCCCTGCTGGGTATATGCCACCTGTGAGACCCCCTGACGGGAGAGCGCTCCCTTCTGGTCCCTCTCATCCACCGTACAGATATGGACTTCAGCCCGATATGTGGAATGGAAATGGACACCAGCACCCAGGCCCGAGAGCAGGAAACGGAGGAGGGGGACCTCCACATCACTCTCAGCCAACAGACCCTCGAGTACGACCCCTGGGCCCCCACCCTGTCAGGCCCCCATTTGTTTCTGGGAACTCCATGATGGACAGTCCTGAGATGATTGCCATGCAGAGACTGTCGTCCTTTTTCTGTTCCCCTGGGTCAGGCTTTGCTCAGCCGTCTTCTACCCCCTACCCATCCCAGGCGCCATCAACACCGTACCCAAAGCAGCCCCCTCCAACCCCATCCCAGGGGTCCTCCGCCCCCCACCCGTCCCAGGGGTCCTCCGCCCCTCACCCATCCGAGCCGTCATCCACAGCATTACAACCCAACGAAATATGCAATGGAAGTGACGATCCAGACGTTGCCCCTAATCCTGACAAAACGGCGGAGCAAGACACCAATATAGCAG ATGTCTCTCCGTCTCCTGCACCTCCGCTTgtatcacatgacctccctctgcCTGAGTTGCCGCTGCCGTCCAGTTTACCCACAATCCCAGATGCCCGGCTTGCTCCTCCCTCTGATGTGTCCCCTGAGACTCTGActaccccagcacccagtgatgcCGTGACTGAGTCCCTGGCGTTGGGGTCTGGCGTTTGCCCTGGTTCTGACCACAGTCCCCGCAATGGATTGGACACACCAGAAAAGCCTCCTAAGACATCGGATGTTGGTGCTAAAATGGACCCTCAGCCAATCGCTCACGGGGAGGTTCCTCGGCCTTTACCCTATGTGGACCCAGCAGGACCAGCACATCGAGGTGACCCCAGCCCCATGAGACCAGGCATGGCACAACGTCCGGCAGCTGAGAGGCCCTCAGCATCTCCTCATCCCCTCCAGCAGTTTGGGAATGGCCACGTACGTCCTCACACGGGCCAATACCCAGGCCAGTATCATCCGCGTGAGACCTTCTACCAACAGCCACAACAAGCCCAGCCTCCATACCAGCCTTACCAGCGGCCTCCATACTTCCCTCAGGAGTACCAGAGATGGCACCACAATGGACAGCAAGCCCCCCAGCACCCAGGAGGCTACCCCCAACCAGATGGGCCGCTCAACACCCAGAGTATGGGGGAGTTACGGAGCCTTCTCATGTCTCCTTTGCTGGAAGGAGAACCCCGCGCCATTCCGGGTGAGAACATGGAGTGTCCGGAGGAGAAAGAGAAGAGCGATGATCCCTCTGCCCGTCCCGAGAGCCCCAAACACTTTCTGGATCTAGACAGTCATAAGCGGCAGAGCAGCCTGTTTGCCTATGGACGGCCCCAGGGGTGGGCAAGTCCAAACTTCCGACCACCATCTTCCATGATGCCTCAACCGCACTACCCTCCACAACACCAGTACCCGCCTCGAGGATACCCGCGACCACCTCTACACCAGCAGCGCCACCCTGTACCCCAGCAAACCAATGGCCACCCCCAAATGGGCACCGGTTACCCACATATGGACAGTAGGGGGCGCTTCCATACTGCTGTAATGGAGCAGGGCAGAATGCATCAGTTTAGTGACATGTACCGTCCACAAAG GATACAGCTACAGATGCAGCCACATCCATTCCCCAAAGGCAGAGCACCaatgcagggggagatgatggagcAGGCCCCAATGTTACCCCTGGATCAG ACATAG